The following coding sequences are from one Pseudomonas oryzae window:
- a CDS encoding Na+/H+ antiporter subunit C has translation MEILLAVAIGILTSSGIYLLLRARTFPVVLGLTLISYAVNLLLFAMGRLHTGKPAVLGAAASHADPLPQALVLTAIVIGFAMTAFVIALALRGVATLGSDHVDGQPPAGADEEGRR, from the coding sequence ATGGAAATCCTGCTCGCCGTGGCCATCGGCATCCTCACCAGTAGTGGCATCTACCTGCTGTTGCGCGCCCGCACCTTCCCGGTGGTGCTGGGTCTGACCCTGATCTCCTACGCGGTCAACCTGCTGCTGTTCGCCATGGGCCGCCTGCACACCGGCAAGCCGGCGGTGCTGGGCGCCGCCGCCAGCCATGCCGATCCGTTGCCGCAGGCGCTGGTGCTCACCGCCATCGTCATCGGCTTCGCAATGACCGCATTCGTGATCGCCCTGGCCCTGCGCGGTGTCGCCACCCTCGGCAGCGACCACGTCGACGGCCAGCCGCCGGCCGGTGCCGACGAGGAGGGGCGTCGATGA
- a CDS encoding monovalent cation/H+ antiporter subunit D, with amino-acid sequence MSHALILPILLPLFAGCLLLALGRSSLALQRGLGLLATWALLPVAAGLLLLSDDGVLRTYALGNWPPPFGIILLLDRLSALMLLVTAVLAAFALLYAVRGEDVRGSGFHALFQFQLMGINGAFLTGDLFNLFVFFEVLLIASYALLAHGGGAARLRSTLHYVLLNLLGSALFLIAAGVLYGVAGTLNMVDLAVRVAAADAGQAALLKAAGLLLLVVFALKAALLPLHFWLPQAYAAASAPVAALFAVMTKVGLYAILRVFTLIFGSAAGGLAHLAQGWLWPLALLTLAVGAIGALAAPTLQGLLAYLVVVSVGTLLAGVAVATPQAIAAVLFYLVHSTWVCGALFLLADLIARQRGDKAGLLVQGPALMSPRLLGGLFFLAAIAVAGLPPLSGFLAKLLLLKAVSGAAALALWPVLLVGGLLVLLALARAGSMLFWRVGVHQLDSAELDPLAVLACIGLLSGSPLLVLAAQPVLAFVAATADQLLALAPYLQIVAGGAQ; translated from the coding sequence ATGAGCCATGCCCTGATCCTGCCGATCCTCCTGCCGCTGTTCGCCGGCTGCCTGCTGCTGGCGCTGGGGCGGAGTAGCCTGGCGCTGCAGCGCGGCCTCGGCCTGCTGGCCACCTGGGCGCTGCTGCCGGTGGCCGCGGGCCTGCTGCTGCTCAGCGACGACGGCGTGCTGCGCACCTATGCCCTGGGCAACTGGCCGCCGCCATTCGGCATCATTCTCCTGCTTGATCGCCTCAGCGCCCTGATGCTGCTGGTCACCGCGGTGCTGGCCGCGTTCGCCCTGCTGTATGCCGTGCGCGGTGAGGATGTCCGCGGCAGTGGCTTCCATGCGCTGTTCCAGTTCCAGCTGATGGGGATCAACGGCGCCTTCCTGACCGGCGACCTGTTCAACCTGTTCGTGTTCTTCGAGGTGCTGCTGATCGCCTCCTACGCGCTGCTGGCGCACGGCGGCGGCGCGGCGCGGCTGCGCAGCACCCTGCATTACGTGCTGCTCAACCTGCTCGGTTCGGCTCTGTTCCTGATCGCGGCCGGGGTGCTGTACGGCGTCGCCGGCACCCTGAACATGGTCGACCTGGCCGTGCGCGTGGCGGCGGCGGATGCCGGGCAGGCGGCGCTGCTCAAGGCCGCCGGCCTGCTGCTGCTGGTGGTGTTCGCCCTCAAGGCCGCCCTGCTGCCGCTGCACTTCTGGCTGCCGCAGGCCTATGCGGCGGCCAGTGCGCCGGTGGCGGCGCTGTTCGCGGTCATGACCAAGGTCGGTCTGTACGCCATCCTGCGGGTCTTCACGCTGATCTTCGGCAGCGCGGCCGGCGGTCTGGCCCATCTGGCCCAGGGCTGGCTGTGGCCGCTGGCCCTGCTGACCCTGGCGGTGGGCGCCATCGGTGCGCTGGCGGCGCCGACCCTGCAGGGCCTGCTCGCCTACCTGGTGGTGGTCTCGGTGGGCACCCTGCTGGCCGGCGTGGCCGTGGCCACGCCGCAGGCCATCGCGGCGGTGCTGTTCTACCTGGTCCACAGCACCTGGGTCTGCGGGGCGCTGTTCCTCCTCGCCGACCTGATCGCCCGCCAGCGTGGCGACAAGGCCGGTCTGCTGGTGCAGGGCCCGGCACTGATGAGCCCGCGCCTGCTCGGCGGGCTGTTCTTCCTCGCCGCCATCGCGGTCGCCGGCCTGCCGCCGTTGTCCGGCTTCCTCGCCAAGCTGCTGTTGCTCAAGGCGGTGAGTGGCGCTGCCGCTTTGGCGCTGTGGCCGGTCCTGCTGGTGGGCGGCCTGCTGGTGCTGCTGGCGCTCGCTCGCGCTGGCAGCATGCTGTTCTGGCGGGTCGGTGTGCATCAGCTGGACAGCGCCGAACTCGATCCGCTGGCCGTGCTGGCCTGCATCGGCCTGCTATCGGGCAGTCCGCTGCTGGTGCTGGCGGCGCAGCCGGTACTGGCCTTCGTCGCGGCCACCGCCGACCAGTTGCTGGCGCTGGCACCCTACCTGCAGATCGTCGCCGGGGGTGCCCAGTGA